One Salvelinus namaycush isolate Seneca chromosome 4, SaNama_1.0, whole genome shotgun sequence genomic window carries:
- the LOC120045686 gene encoding polyunsaturated fatty acid 5-lipoxygenase-like isoform X1 encodes MPSYTVTVATGSQWFAGTDDYIYITLVGTEGCSERTLLDKPLYNDFERGAVDSYDVTVGENLGEMELVKIEKKKYWVHDDWYCKYITVKTPSGDYVEFPCFHWLVDDKEVVLRNGKALLPKDDKTRLVKQHRHKELESRRKTYRWREWQPGIPMSIDANTHKELPRDIQFDSEKGVDFILNYSKAIENLCVNQFMHMFQSSWNDFADFERIFVRIKNTISEYVMQHWKEDFMFGYQYLNGCNPVMIQKCTKLPEKFPVTHDMVADCLEREMTLEEEIEAGNIYIADYELMEDISPNSTDPCTLQYLAAPICLLYNNSQSKILPLAIQLGQTPGKDNPIFLPSDGQYDWMLAKIWVRSSDFHIHQTVTHLLRTHLVSEVFGVAMFRQLPAVHPAYKLLLPHIRFTIAINTKAREQLICEFGIFDKANGTGGGGHVEMIQKAMRSLTFRSLCFPDAIKARGVDSPEDLPYYYYRDDGNRVWDVTKSFVWDVVCIYYDSDDTVQKDEEIQAFVKDVCSFGMQDFDCCGFPKSLKTREELTEYLTVIIFTSSAHHAAVNFGQYDWCSWIPNAPPTMRKPPPRQKGVVDVKFIIQSLPDRGRSCWHLGAVWALSQFQENELFLGMYPDEHFIEKPVKEAMESFRKRLAEVSSVIKIRNEGKKLPYYYFSPDRIPNSVAV; translated from the exons aTGCCATCCTACACAGTGACGGTGGCTACAGGAAGCCAGTGGTTTGCAGGGACTGATGACTACATCTATATCACCCTGGTGGGAACAGAGGGATGCAGTGAGAGGACTTTACTGGACAAACCGCTCTACAACGACTTCGAGAGAGGGGCG GTGGACTCGTATGATGTGACGGTGGGGGAGAACCTGGGGGAGATGGAGCTGGTGAAGATAGAGAAGAAGAAGTACTGGGTTCAtgatgactggtactgtaagtacaTCACAGTGAAGACCCCCTCTGGAGACTACGTAGAGTTCCCCTGCTTCCACTGGCTGGTGGACGACAAGGAGGTGGTCCTCAGGAACGGCAAAG CACTGCTGCCAAAGGATGACAAGACCAGACTGGTGAAGCAACACCGACACAAAGAGCTGGAGAGCAGACGGAAAACCTACAG ATGGAGGGAGTGGCAGCCTGGAATTCCTATGAGTATAGATGCCAACACTCACAAGGAGCTTCCCAGAGACATCCAGTTTGATAGCGAGAAAGGAGTGGACTTCATACTCAACTACAGTAAGGC GATAGAGAACCTCTGTGTGAACCAGTTCATGCACATGTTCCAGTCCTCCTGGAATGACTTTGCTGACTTTGAGCGGATCTTCGTCAGGATCAAAAACACCATCTCAG AGTATGTGATGCAGCACTGGAAAGAAGACTTTATGTTTGGCTACCAGTACCTGAACGGCTGTAACCCAGTGATGATCCAGAAGTGCACCAAGCTGCCAGAGAAGTTCCCCGTTACACATGACATGGTGGCAGAttgtctggagagagagatgaccctggaggaggaaattgag GCAGGTAACATCTACATTGCAGACTATGAGTTGATGGAAGACATCAGTCCCAACAGTACAGACCCCTGTACTCTACAGTACCTGGCTGCTCCTATCTGTTTGCTGTACAACAACAGCCAGAGCAAGATCCTGCCTCTGGCCATACAG ctggGTCAGACTCCAGGGAAGGACAACCCTATCTTCCTGCCCAGTGATGGTCAGTATGACTGGATGCTAGCTAAGATCTGGGTCCGCTCCTCTGACTTCCACATCCACCAGACAGTCACACACCTGCTGAGGACTCACCTGGTCTCTGAGGTGTTTGGAGTGGCCATGTTCAGACAGCTGCCTGCTGTACACCCTGCTTATAAG TTGCTCCTTCCTCACATTCGTTTCACCATCGCCATCAACACCAAGGCCAGAGAGCAGCTCATCTGTGAGTTTGGCATCTTCGATAAG GCCAATGGTACAGGAGGTGGGGGTCATGTAGAGATGATCCAGAAGGCTATGAGGTCACTGACCTTCAGGTCTCTGTGTTTCCCTGATGCCATTAAGGCCCGCGGGGTGGACAGCCCTGAGGAcctaccctactactactacagagaCGACGGGAACCGGGTCTGGGATGTCACCAAGAG TTTTGTGTGGGACGTGGTGTGTATCTACTACGACAGTGATGACACAGTACAGAAGGATGAGGAGATACAGGCGTTTGTTAAAGATGTCTGCAGCTTTGGGATGCAGGACTTTGACTGCTGTG GGTTTCCCAAGTCCCTGAAGACACGCGAGGAGCTCACAGAGTATCTGACTGTCATCATCTTCACTTCCTCTGCACACCACGCTGCTGTCAACTTTGGACAG TATGACTGGTGCTCGTGGATCCCCAATGCACCCCCCACCATGCGTAAGCCCCCTCCCAGACAGAAGGGGGTGGTAGATGTGAAGTTCATCATCCAGAGTCTCCCTGACCGCGGCCGGTCCTGCTGGCACCTAGGGGCCGTCTGGGCCCTCAGTCAGTTCCAGGAGAACGAG CTCTTCCTGGGGATGTACCCAGATGAGCACTTCATAGAGAAGCCGGTGAAGGAGGCCATGGAGTCGTTCAGGAAGAGACTGGCAGAGGTCAGCAGTGTCATCAAAATTCGTAACGAAGGCAAGAAACTACCCTACTACTACTTCTCTCCCGACCGCATCCCTAACAGTGTGGCTGTCTGA
- the LOC120045686 gene encoding polyunsaturated fatty acid 5-lipoxygenase-like isoform X3, with translation MPSYTVTVATGSQWFAGTDDYIYITLVGTEGCSERTLLDKPLYNDFERGAVDSYDVTVGENLGEMELVKIEKKKYWVHDDWYCKYITVKTPSGDYVEFPCFHWLVDDKEVVLRNGKALLPKDDKTRLVKQHRHKELESRRKTYRWREWQPGIPMSIDANTHKELPRDIQFDSEKGVDFILNYSKAIENLCVNQFMHMFQSSWNDFADFERIFVRIKNTISEYVMQHWKEDFMFGYQYLNGCNPVMIQKCTKLPEKFPVTHDMVADCLEREMTLEEEIEAGNIYIADYELMEDISPNSTDPCTLQYLAAPICLLYNNSQSKILPLAIQLGQTPGKDNPIFLPSDGQYDWMLAKIWVRSSDFHIHQTVTHLLRTHLVSEVFGVAMFRQLPAVHPAYKLLLPHIRFTIAINTKAREQLICEFGIFDKARGVDSPEDLPYYYYRDDGNRVWDVTKSFVWDVVCIYYDSDDTVQKDEEIQAFVKDVCSFGMQDFDCCGFPKSLKTREELTEYLTVIIFTSSAHHAAVNFGQYDWCSWIPNAPPTMRKPPPRQKGVVDVKFIIQSLPDRGRSCWHLGAVWALSQFQENELFLGMYPDEHFIEKPVKEAMESFRKRLAEVSSVIKIRNEGKKLPYYYFSPDRIPNSVAV, from the exons aTGCCATCCTACACAGTGACGGTGGCTACAGGAAGCCAGTGGTTTGCAGGGACTGATGACTACATCTATATCACCCTGGTGGGAACAGAGGGATGCAGTGAGAGGACTTTACTGGACAAACCGCTCTACAACGACTTCGAGAGAGGGGCG GTGGACTCGTATGATGTGACGGTGGGGGAGAACCTGGGGGAGATGGAGCTGGTGAAGATAGAGAAGAAGAAGTACTGGGTTCAtgatgactggtactgtaagtacaTCACAGTGAAGACCCCCTCTGGAGACTACGTAGAGTTCCCCTGCTTCCACTGGCTGGTGGACGACAAGGAGGTGGTCCTCAGGAACGGCAAAG CACTGCTGCCAAAGGATGACAAGACCAGACTGGTGAAGCAACACCGACACAAAGAGCTGGAGAGCAGACGGAAAACCTACAG ATGGAGGGAGTGGCAGCCTGGAATTCCTATGAGTATAGATGCCAACACTCACAAGGAGCTTCCCAGAGACATCCAGTTTGATAGCGAGAAAGGAGTGGACTTCATACTCAACTACAGTAAGGC GATAGAGAACCTCTGTGTGAACCAGTTCATGCACATGTTCCAGTCCTCCTGGAATGACTTTGCTGACTTTGAGCGGATCTTCGTCAGGATCAAAAACACCATCTCAG AGTATGTGATGCAGCACTGGAAAGAAGACTTTATGTTTGGCTACCAGTACCTGAACGGCTGTAACCCAGTGATGATCCAGAAGTGCACCAAGCTGCCAGAGAAGTTCCCCGTTACACATGACATGGTGGCAGAttgtctggagagagagatgaccctggaggaggaaattgag GCAGGTAACATCTACATTGCAGACTATGAGTTGATGGAAGACATCAGTCCCAACAGTACAGACCCCTGTACTCTACAGTACCTGGCTGCTCCTATCTGTTTGCTGTACAACAACAGCCAGAGCAAGATCCTGCCTCTGGCCATACAG ctggGTCAGACTCCAGGGAAGGACAACCCTATCTTCCTGCCCAGTGATGGTCAGTATGACTGGATGCTAGCTAAGATCTGGGTCCGCTCCTCTGACTTCCACATCCACCAGACAGTCACACACCTGCTGAGGACTCACCTGGTCTCTGAGGTGTTTGGAGTGGCCATGTTCAGACAGCTGCCTGCTGTACACCCTGCTTATAAG TTGCTCCTTCCTCACATTCGTTTCACCATCGCCATCAACACCAAGGCCAGAGAGCAGCTCATCTGTGAGTTTGGCATCTTCGATAAG GCCCGCGGGGTGGACAGCCCTGAGGAcctaccctactactactacagagaCGACGGGAACCGGGTCTGGGATGTCACCAAGAG TTTTGTGTGGGACGTGGTGTGTATCTACTACGACAGTGATGACACAGTACAGAAGGATGAGGAGATACAGGCGTTTGTTAAAGATGTCTGCAGCTTTGGGATGCAGGACTTTGACTGCTGTG GGTTTCCCAAGTCCCTGAAGACACGCGAGGAGCTCACAGAGTATCTGACTGTCATCATCTTCACTTCCTCTGCACACCACGCTGCTGTCAACTTTGGACAG TATGACTGGTGCTCGTGGATCCCCAATGCACCCCCCACCATGCGTAAGCCCCCTCCCAGACAGAAGGGGGTGGTAGATGTGAAGTTCATCATCCAGAGTCTCCCTGACCGCGGCCGGTCCTGCTGGCACCTAGGGGCCGTCTGGGCCCTCAGTCAGTTCCAGGAGAACGAG CTCTTCCTGGGGATGTACCCAGATGAGCACTTCATAGAGAAGCCGGTGAAGGAGGCCATGGAGTCGTTCAGGAAGAGACTGGCAGAGGTCAGCAGTGTCATCAAAATTCGTAACGAAGGCAAGAAACTACCCTACTACTACTTCTCTCCCGACCGCATCCCTAACAGTGTGGCTGTCTGA
- the LOC120045686 gene encoding polyunsaturated fatty acid 5-lipoxygenase-like isoform X4, with product MPSYTVTVATGSQWFAGTDDYIYITLVGTEGCSERTLLDKPLYNDFERGAVDSYDVTVGENLGEMELVKIEKKKYWVHDDWYCKYITVKTPSGDYVEFPCFHWLVDDKEVVLRNGKALLPKDDKTRLVKQHRHKELESRRKTYRWREWQPGIPMSIDANTHKELPRDIQFDSEKGVDFILNYSKAIENLCVNQFMHMFQSSWNDFADFERIFVRIKNTISEYVMQHWKEDFMFGYQYLNGCNPVMIQKCTKLPEKFPVTHDMVADCLEREMTLEEEIEAGNIYIADYELMEDISPNSTDPCTLQYLAAPICLLYNNSQSKILPLAIQLGQTPGKDNPIFLPSDGQYDWMLAKIWVRSSDFHIHQTVTHLLRTHLVSEVFGVAMFRQLPAVHPAYKLLLPHIRFTIAINTKAREQLICEFGIFDKANGTGGGGHVEMIQKAMRSLTFRSLCFPDAIKARGVDSPEDLPYYYYRDDGNRVWDVTKSFVWDVVCIYYDSDDTVQKDEEIQAFVKDVCSFGMQDFDCCGFPKSLKTREELTEYLTVIIFTSSAHHAAVNFGQLFLGMYPDEHFIEKPVKEAMESFRKRLAEVSSVIKIRNEGKKLPYYYFSPDRIPNSVAV from the exons aTGCCATCCTACACAGTGACGGTGGCTACAGGAAGCCAGTGGTTTGCAGGGACTGATGACTACATCTATATCACCCTGGTGGGAACAGAGGGATGCAGTGAGAGGACTTTACTGGACAAACCGCTCTACAACGACTTCGAGAGAGGGGCG GTGGACTCGTATGATGTGACGGTGGGGGAGAACCTGGGGGAGATGGAGCTGGTGAAGATAGAGAAGAAGAAGTACTGGGTTCAtgatgactggtactgtaagtacaTCACAGTGAAGACCCCCTCTGGAGACTACGTAGAGTTCCCCTGCTTCCACTGGCTGGTGGACGACAAGGAGGTGGTCCTCAGGAACGGCAAAG CACTGCTGCCAAAGGATGACAAGACCAGACTGGTGAAGCAACACCGACACAAAGAGCTGGAGAGCAGACGGAAAACCTACAG ATGGAGGGAGTGGCAGCCTGGAATTCCTATGAGTATAGATGCCAACACTCACAAGGAGCTTCCCAGAGACATCCAGTTTGATAGCGAGAAAGGAGTGGACTTCATACTCAACTACAGTAAGGC GATAGAGAACCTCTGTGTGAACCAGTTCATGCACATGTTCCAGTCCTCCTGGAATGACTTTGCTGACTTTGAGCGGATCTTCGTCAGGATCAAAAACACCATCTCAG AGTATGTGATGCAGCACTGGAAAGAAGACTTTATGTTTGGCTACCAGTACCTGAACGGCTGTAACCCAGTGATGATCCAGAAGTGCACCAAGCTGCCAGAGAAGTTCCCCGTTACACATGACATGGTGGCAGAttgtctggagagagagatgaccctggaggaggaaattgag GCAGGTAACATCTACATTGCAGACTATGAGTTGATGGAAGACATCAGTCCCAACAGTACAGACCCCTGTACTCTACAGTACCTGGCTGCTCCTATCTGTTTGCTGTACAACAACAGCCAGAGCAAGATCCTGCCTCTGGCCATACAG ctggGTCAGACTCCAGGGAAGGACAACCCTATCTTCCTGCCCAGTGATGGTCAGTATGACTGGATGCTAGCTAAGATCTGGGTCCGCTCCTCTGACTTCCACATCCACCAGACAGTCACACACCTGCTGAGGACTCACCTGGTCTCTGAGGTGTTTGGAGTGGCCATGTTCAGACAGCTGCCTGCTGTACACCCTGCTTATAAG TTGCTCCTTCCTCACATTCGTTTCACCATCGCCATCAACACCAAGGCCAGAGAGCAGCTCATCTGTGAGTTTGGCATCTTCGATAAG GCCAATGGTACAGGAGGTGGGGGTCATGTAGAGATGATCCAGAAGGCTATGAGGTCACTGACCTTCAGGTCTCTGTGTTTCCCTGATGCCATTAAGGCCCGCGGGGTGGACAGCCCTGAGGAcctaccctactactactacagagaCGACGGGAACCGGGTCTGGGATGTCACCAAGAG TTTTGTGTGGGACGTGGTGTGTATCTACTACGACAGTGATGACACAGTACAGAAGGATGAGGAGATACAGGCGTTTGTTAAAGATGTCTGCAGCTTTGGGATGCAGGACTTTGACTGCTGTG GGTTTCCCAAGTCCCTGAAGACACGCGAGGAGCTCACAGAGTATCTGACTGTCATCATCTTCACTTCCTCTGCACACCACGCTGCTGTCAACTTTGGACAG CTCTTCCTGGGGATGTACCCAGATGAGCACTTCATAGAGAAGCCGGTGAAGGAGGCCATGGAGTCGTTCAGGAAGAGACTGGCAGAGGTCAGCAGTGTCATCAAAATTCGTAACGAAGGCAAGAAACTACCCTACTACTACTTCTCTCCCGACCGCATCCCTAACAGTGTGGCTGTCTGA
- the LOC120045686 gene encoding polyunsaturated fatty acid 5-lipoxygenase-like isoform X2 produces the protein MPSYTVTVATGSQWFAGTDDYIYITLVGTEGCSERTLLDKPLYNDFERGAVDSYDVTVGENLGEMELVKIEKKKYWVHDDWYCKYITVKTPSGDYVEFPCFHWLVDDKEVVLRNGKALLPKDDKTRLVKQHRHKELESRRKTYRWREWQPGIPMSIDANTHKELPRDIQFDSEKGVDFILNYSKAIENLCVNQFMHMFQSSWNDFADFERIFVRIKNTISEYVMQHWKEDFMFGYQYLNGCNPVMIQKCTKLPEKFPVTHDMVADCLEREMTLEEEIEAGNIYIADYELMEDISPNSTDPCTLQYLAAPICLLYNNSQSKILPLAIQLGQTPGKDNPIFLPSDGQYDWMLAKIWVRSSDFHIHQTVTHLLRTHLVSEVFGVAMFRQLPAVHPAYKLLLPHIRFTIAINTKAREQLICEFGIFDKVSLSLCFPDAIKARGVDSPEDLPYYYYRDDGNRVWDVTKSFVWDVVCIYYDSDDTVQKDEEIQAFVKDVCSFGMQDFDCCGFPKSLKTREELTEYLTVIIFTSSAHHAAVNFGQYDWCSWIPNAPPTMRKPPPRQKGVVDVKFIIQSLPDRGRSCWHLGAVWALSQFQENELFLGMYPDEHFIEKPVKEAMESFRKRLAEVSSVIKIRNEGKKLPYYYFSPDRIPNSVAV, from the exons aTGCCATCCTACACAGTGACGGTGGCTACAGGAAGCCAGTGGTTTGCAGGGACTGATGACTACATCTATATCACCCTGGTGGGAACAGAGGGATGCAGTGAGAGGACTTTACTGGACAAACCGCTCTACAACGACTTCGAGAGAGGGGCG GTGGACTCGTATGATGTGACGGTGGGGGAGAACCTGGGGGAGATGGAGCTGGTGAAGATAGAGAAGAAGAAGTACTGGGTTCAtgatgactggtactgtaagtacaTCACAGTGAAGACCCCCTCTGGAGACTACGTAGAGTTCCCCTGCTTCCACTGGCTGGTGGACGACAAGGAGGTGGTCCTCAGGAACGGCAAAG CACTGCTGCCAAAGGATGACAAGACCAGACTGGTGAAGCAACACCGACACAAAGAGCTGGAGAGCAGACGGAAAACCTACAG ATGGAGGGAGTGGCAGCCTGGAATTCCTATGAGTATAGATGCCAACACTCACAAGGAGCTTCCCAGAGACATCCAGTTTGATAGCGAGAAAGGAGTGGACTTCATACTCAACTACAGTAAGGC GATAGAGAACCTCTGTGTGAACCAGTTCATGCACATGTTCCAGTCCTCCTGGAATGACTTTGCTGACTTTGAGCGGATCTTCGTCAGGATCAAAAACACCATCTCAG AGTATGTGATGCAGCACTGGAAAGAAGACTTTATGTTTGGCTACCAGTACCTGAACGGCTGTAACCCAGTGATGATCCAGAAGTGCACCAAGCTGCCAGAGAAGTTCCCCGTTACACATGACATGGTGGCAGAttgtctggagagagagatgaccctggaggaggaaattgag GCAGGTAACATCTACATTGCAGACTATGAGTTGATGGAAGACATCAGTCCCAACAGTACAGACCCCTGTACTCTACAGTACCTGGCTGCTCCTATCTGTTTGCTGTACAACAACAGCCAGAGCAAGATCCTGCCTCTGGCCATACAG ctggGTCAGACTCCAGGGAAGGACAACCCTATCTTCCTGCCCAGTGATGGTCAGTATGACTGGATGCTAGCTAAGATCTGGGTCCGCTCCTCTGACTTCCACATCCACCAGACAGTCACACACCTGCTGAGGACTCACCTGGTCTCTGAGGTGTTTGGAGTGGCCATGTTCAGACAGCTGCCTGCTGTACACCCTGCTTATAAG TTGCTCCTTCCTCACATTCGTTTCACCATCGCCATCAACACCAAGGCCAGAGAGCAGCTCATCTGTGAGTTTGGCATCTTCGATAAGGTGAGTTT GTCTCTGTGTTTCCCTGATGCCATTAAGGCCCGCGGGGTGGACAGCCCTGAGGAcctaccctactactactacagagaCGACGGGAACCGGGTCTGGGATGTCACCAAGAG TTTTGTGTGGGACGTGGTGTGTATCTACTACGACAGTGATGACACAGTACAGAAGGATGAGGAGATACAGGCGTTTGTTAAAGATGTCTGCAGCTTTGGGATGCAGGACTTTGACTGCTGTG GGTTTCCCAAGTCCCTGAAGACACGCGAGGAGCTCACAGAGTATCTGACTGTCATCATCTTCACTTCCTCTGCACACCACGCTGCTGTCAACTTTGGACAG TATGACTGGTGCTCGTGGATCCCCAATGCACCCCCCACCATGCGTAAGCCCCCTCCCAGACAGAAGGGGGTGGTAGATGTGAAGTTCATCATCCAGAGTCTCCCTGACCGCGGCCGGTCCTGCTGGCACCTAGGGGCCGTCTGGGCCCTCAGTCAGTTCCAGGAGAACGAG CTCTTCCTGGGGATGTACCCAGATGAGCACTTCATAGAGAAGCCGGTGAAGGAGGCCATGGAGTCGTTCAGGAAGAGACTGGCAGAGGTCAGCAGTGTCATCAAAATTCGTAACGAAGGCAAGAAACTACCCTACTACTACTTCTCTCCCGACCGCATCCCTAACAGTGTGGCTGTCTGA